The Vicinamibacterales bacterium DNA window TACAAGGTGTCGCTCGAGGGCAAGGTGCTCGGCGTCTACGGGCAGCCCGGCCGGAACCTCGGCGAGTTCGGCTGGATCCACGCCATCGCGTGCCCGTCCGAGGACGAGATCTGGGTGGGCGAGCTCATCAACTGGCGCGTGCAGAAGCTCGTGACGAAGAAGGGCGCGAGCAGCCGCCAGTAGCCACCGGACGCGACGGCGTCCTCGTGTGAGTGCCGGGGGTGGCGTGGCCGTCCCCGGCCTCGCGCTCCCTCCCGCACCGCGCTGGAGCGCGCGGCTCCCCGCCGCGGCTGACCGCTCCGGCCCCACCTGGCCGCGAACCTCTTGTCAACAGGCGCTCCCGTCGGGGTTTTCCGGCGCGGCCGCGGATGTCCCCCCGCCCCTGGCCCTGCCGCGCAGCACCCGGCGAACGCCCACGACCGGTCCAGCTCTGGCGTGGCGTGGTCCCTGTGGGCTGCCGGCGCACGGGAGTTCTTCGTCGTGAACCTGCCCAACTTCGCGCTGACGCCGGCGGTGCGGCAGGGTCCCGCCGCGCAGGGGGCCGCGGCCCAGTTCACGGCGGCGTTCAACGGCGGCCTGAACCAGGTGCTGATCAGCCTGGGCGCGCTGCCCGGCATCCACGTCCGTCGCCTCGACTCGAACGCGGTGCTCACGAGCATCGTCGCCGATCCGTCGGCCGCGGGTCTGACCGACGTCGAGGACGCGTGCCTGACGTTCGGCGTCGTGCGCAACCCGTTCTGCCACCTGCCGAACGACTGCCTGTTCCGGGACGGCATCCACCCGACCAAGGCGGGGCACGTCCTGCTCGCCGCGGCCGCCAAGGATGTCCTGACGGCCCCGTAGGGACGAGCGGCACACGCGGGGGCGGAGTCGTCCGCCCCCGCGCCCGTTCCCTATTGACCCGCCGCGCGGAACAGCTCGTCGGCCGACGAGAGGATCACGTTCCTCAGCCGCGGCGGGTAGTCCTTCGGCAGCGTCGCCAGGAAGCGGCGCACGTCGCCCGCGGTGTCCGCGCTGCTGTAGCCGCCGAGCGTGGTGTCCATCCACCGCTTGGGAAAGAAGATGTCGCCCGTCTTCTGGATCTCCCAGAGCATCTCCAGGCTCGGCCTCACGTACCTGGCCGACTGTGCCGCGCGGAGCGGATGGTGGAGATAGTCGAGGCCCTCCAGTACCCACGGCTCGCGCCGGCGGTTGGCGACGTCCTTCAGCGACAGGAACCAGCGCTCCCGCACGGCGGGATCGCCGGACAGGGCCGGCATCACGAACGCGAAGCGGGCCTTGCGATCCGGGTTCTCGATGCGACCGAGCTGGGTGTCGAGGATCTCCTGCGCCCGCGGGACGTCGCGCACGGCGAGCTCCAGGGCGAGCGTGGAGTAGTCGGCCTCGGCCAGCGGCAGACCCTCCACCGTCTCGGTCTTCTCCCAGACGCGCGTCAGCCAGGCGAGCGTGCCCGGCGTGGCACCGATGCGGCGGACGGCGCCGAACCAGGCGGACTTCTGGCTGGCCGTGGTGGCGTGCTCGAGGCCCTTGCGCAACGTCGCTTCCGCGGACGCCGCGCGCGAGGTTCGTTCGGCGGCAGGGAGGAAGCGCCACCAGGCGTTCGTGAGGTAGCCGAGGATGCGCGATCGGCTCTGCTCGTCTGGCTCGACGGCCACGGCCGCGAGCGCCGTGTCCACGAACCGGGTGGCGGGTACCGCGCGGTCGAGCAGCGCATCCCACAGCGTGACCCACGCGGCCCCGCGCGTGAGGACGTCGGGGACGTCCGCGATGTGCGCGGCGAGGTAGTCGCGCGATGTCGCGTCCAGCACGAAGCCGCCGTACGCCCAGCCGTTGCCGTTCGGCAGGATGTACGCCGGCGCGGGCCAACCTGCGGCCTCCTTCACGACCGTGCGCGGACCGGTGAGGGCGACGTCGATGGTCCGCGACCCGTCGGGCAGGGCCAGCGTGACCTTCAGCGTCTGCGGCCAGACCCGCCCGCGCTTCCACGAGTCGGTCTGCGAGAAGGCCAGCGACGCGATCCGGCCGTCCTTCACCGTGAGCTCGGTCGTCACCGTGGGCCGGCCCGGCGATTCCACCCAGACCGTGCTCCAGGCCGCCAGGTCCGCCGGCGTCCGGCGGTCGAGCACCTCGATGAGATCGGTCCAGGTCGCGTTGCCGAACCGATGCGCCCCCAGGTACTCGCGCAGGCCGTCCCGGAACGACGTCTCGCCGAGCAGCGCTTCCAGGTGCCGCATCATCACCGGCGCCTTCTGGTAGATGATGGCGCCGTAGAGCGAGCCGGCCTCGTTCAGGTTCTCGAGCGGCTGGCGGATGGGATTCGCGCCCGCGGTCCGGTCCACCTCGTACGCCGCGGGGTAGTGCGCGTAGAGGAAGCGGAGCTCGTGGTTCACGTCGGGGAACGACGGGTTCACGATCTTCGCCGCCATGAAGTTCGCGAACACTTCCTTCATCCACACGTCGTTGAACCAGCGCATCGTCACGAGGTCGCCGAACCACATGTGCGCGGTCTCATGCGAGATGACCGAGGCGCGTCCCAGGTACTGGTTCTGCGTGGCCGACTCGTCCAGCAGCAGGCTCGAGGCGTTGTAGAGAATCTTGCCGGCGTGCTCCATGCCCCCGAACTGGAACGCGGGAATCGCCACGAAGTCGAACTTGCCGAACGCGTACGGAATGCCCGTGTAGTCCTCCATGAAGCGGATGGCGCGGTCGTGGAGGTCGAAGAGCGCCTCCACGTTGCGCGCGACCTTCGCGGCGTCCGTCTCGCGATGGTAGAAGTGGAACGTCCGCCCGTTCCGCGCGCCCTCGACGACCTTGAAGTCGCCGACGACGAACGAGAAGAGATAGGTGGGCAGCGGCTCGGTTTCGGCGAAGGTGACGGTGTGGGTCGAGACGTCGCCGTCCGCGAGCGGCGTCGTTGCCCCGACGGCGTCGACGACCGGTGACACGTCGGATATCGTGACGATCTGCTCGGGGCGGGCCTGTCCGTTGCTGACCGCCACCCACGCGCCCGGATACGTCAGCCTCAACGTCCAGCGCGCCTTCAGGTCGGGCTGATCGAACACCGGAATCGCGAGGTGCGCGCGCGCCGGCACGAAGAGCGCGTAGAGGAAATCGGGGTTCCGGTTGAGGGAGGCATCACCGGCCACGAAGTCGATGGCCACCTCCATGTCGGCGTTGCGGCCGGTGCGAACGGGCACGATGAAATGATCCGTGACGAAGGTGGGCGTCACGGCCTCGCCGTTCACGCGCACGGCCTTCACGTGCGTCTCGCCCGGCGCGAAGTCGAAGGCGATGCGCCGCGACCCGTCGACCACGCGGAAGCGCGCCGTCATCGTGCCCGTGAGCGGGGCCGCCTGGGCCTTCGGCACCGTGAGCGACAGCTCGTACTTCAGGTCCCGCACGGCGCCGGCCCGTTCGGTGGCCAGGTCCAGCGGGATGCCCGGTCCGGGCATCCGTGGCTGGGCGGCGAGGGCGGCGACGCACGCGAGCGACGACGCCACGGCGGCGCCCGTCGACAGAAAGCCGTTCGACATCCCCGAATTGTAGCGGGCCGGGCCGAGGACGGCGCCGGGCCTCGTCGGTTGGAGTCGTAGCCGTGCGGCTCGCCGGCATGTCTTCCCGGCGGTCCGTTCGCCAGGAGTGGCGGCAATACCGCGGTTCTGGGACATCGTCGATCCCTGCCCCCAACGCGCGCGGACCGGGACGCCGTGTCGCGTCGCGGACGGATCCCCGGAGGTACCGCCGCCATTTCTGCCGCGCCTCCGACGACGCGGCTCGTCCGGTCGCCGGAGCGTTCGCCGCCCTTTCGCATGGATTGCCGCGTCCGCGCCCTGTATCCTCACCAGCGGTTGGACGCGACCCGCGCGTGTGGGAAAGAGCGCTGCCACGTGTCGGGGGCGTCCTGGTGTGGGAGCGTTCCGATGACACAGACAACGAAGGCGCGAGTCACGATCACGATGCTCGTCGCGGCCGTTGGCGCGGCGGTGGCCCTGGTGGGCCATCGCTCGCTGGCCGGACGATGGACGCAGTTCGGGTTCGACGACGACTGGGAGCAGGAGGCCGCGGAGGCCGGATCGGGTGAGGCGGAGCTGCCGCCGGCGCTCGGCCAGCACATCGAGCGGCTCTCGAGGGCGCTGCCCGGCAACTCCGGCGAGTCTCGCGAGGGTCCCGGCGCGTATGGCGACGCCCACTTCGAGGCGCTCGCGTACCCGGATACCGATATCCCGCTCGTCCGCCTCAACGAGACGCGGCGGGCGTTCGGCCGGGTGCTGGGGCGTGGGTACGGCCGCGGCGGCCGGCGCGGCGACGCCTGGGTCAGCGTCGGCCCGTCCGAGGCGCTGTATCCGGCGAGCGACTTCCGCAATTCATCCAGCTACGTGCCGGCCGAGTACGTGGCCGGCGGGCGGGCGACGGCGCTGGCGATCGACCCGAACTGCGGGCGGCGCGCGGGCCGCGACGACGAGGACGACGACGATGACGACCCGGGCCGCGGGTTCGGCGATCGCGGACAGAGCCGCGGCCGGTGCCGCCTGTGGATGTTCGCCGCCGGGGGCGGCGTCTGGCGCACCGACAACGCACTGAGCGGCCGGCCGCGCTGGCGCTTCGTCTCGGGCGCCTTCGGGATGAACTCCGGCAGCGCGCTCGCCCTGGATCCGAACGATCCGGACGCCGACACGATCTACGCCGGCACGGGCGAAGCGAATG harbors:
- a CDS encoding SGNH/GDSL hydrolase family protein, which gives rise to MAWSLWAAGAREFFVVNLPNFALTPAVRQGPAAQGAAAQFTAAFNGGLNQVLISLGALPGIHVRRLDSNAVLTSIVADPSAAGLTDVEDACLTFGVVRNPFCHLPNDCLFRDGIHPTKAGHVLLAAAAKDVLTAP
- a CDS encoding M1 family aminopeptidase, whose product is MSNGFLSTGAAVASSLACVAALAAQPRMPGPGIPLDLATERAGAVRDLKYELSLTVPKAQAAPLTGTMTARFRVVDGSRRIAFDFAPGETHVKAVRVNGEAVTPTFVTDHFIVPVRTGRNADMEVAIDFVAGDASLNRNPDFLYALFVPARAHLAIPVFDQPDLKARWTLRLTYPGAWVAVSNGQARPEQIVTISDVSPVVDAVGATTPLADGDVSTHTVTFAETEPLPTYLFSFVVGDFKVVEGARNGRTFHFYHRETDAAKVARNVEALFDLHDRAIRFMEDYTGIPYAFGKFDFVAIPAFQFGGMEHAGKILYNASSLLLDESATQNQYLGRASVISHETAHMWFGDLVTMRWFNDVWMKEVFANFMAAKIVNPSFPDVNHELRFLYAHYPAAYEVDRTAGANPIRQPLENLNEAGSLYGAIIYQKAPVMMRHLEALLGETSFRDGLREYLGAHRFGNATWTDLIEVLDRRTPADLAAWSTVWVESPGRPTVTTELTVKDGRIASLAFSQTDSWKRGRVWPQTLKVTLALPDGSRTIDVALTGPRTVVKEAAGWPAPAYILPNGNGWAYGGFVLDATSRDYLAAHIADVPDVLTRGAAWVTLWDALLDRAVPATRFVDTALAAVAVEPDEQSRSRILGYLTNAWWRFLPAAERTSRAASAEATLRKGLEHATTASQKSAWFGAVRRIGATPGTLAWLTRVWEKTETVEGLPLAEADYSTLALELAVRDVPRAQEILDTQLGRIENPDRKARFAFVMPALSGDPAVRERWFLSLKDVANRRREPWVLEGLDYLHHPLRAAQSARYVRPSLEMLWEIQKTGDIFFPKRWMDTTLGGYSSADTAGDVRRFLATLPKDYPPRLRNVILSSADELFRAAGQ